The following proteins are encoded in a genomic region of Synechococcus sp. CBW1002:
- a CDS encoding SLOG family protein, producing MSLSSAAVAQAAALPSLGLLSPPALAHRSVVIVAAGGRDLVWPQERIASALLQRSGGRPVHLLLHGGARGADRAIGRAAQQLGWRVQALAADWRRHGRAAGPIRNRLLLEQALVEAQAHTSPAFSASVLVIAFPGGPGTASLVQQARRCSSRSPVPVVVMEVPPPFSPEPLAA from the coding sequence ATGAGCTTGTCCTCTGCTGCAGTGGCCCAGGCCGCTGCATTGCCTTCCCTTGGCCTCCTGTCGCCGCCGGCGTTGGCCCATCGCTCGGTCGTCATCGTTGCCGCTGGTGGCCGTGATCTCGTCTGGCCCCAGGAGCGCATCGCCTCTGCTCTCCTCCAGCGCTCTGGCGGCCGGCCTGTCCATCTGTTGCTGCATGGCGGTGCCCGTGGTGCTGATCGCGCCATCGGCCGTGCCGCCCAGCAGCTCGGCTGGCGGGTCCAGGCCCTCGCCGCTGATTGGCGCCGTCATGGCCGCGCTGCCGGGCCCATCCGCAATCGCCTTCTGCTGGAGCAGGCCCTGGTCGAGGCCCAGGCCCACACCTCCCCTGCCTTCAGCGCCTCGGTGCTGGTGATCGCCTTCCCCGGTGGGCCGGGCACGGCTTCGCTCGTCCAGCAGGCCCGCCGCTGCTCCTCCCGCTCGCCGGTGCCGGTGGTGGTGATGGAAGTGCCGCCGCCCTTCTCGCCGGAGCCGCTCGCCGCCTGA
- a CDS encoding Nramp family divalent metal transporter, with amino-acid sequence MAARTNAQTVEVPAGLGMLRTFMRVLGPGYLVAVGYMDPGNWATDLAAGSQFGYRLLWVIGLSSLMAMVLQSLCCRLGIATRLDLAQACSRLLPRFWRIPLWLLAEVAIIACDLAELVGSAIALQLLFGLPLPWGVGLTAADTLLLLALQRFGIRRLEALVIALVALVGGCFAVEMFLLQPNWGQVGQGFLPQAASLRDGQQLFLAAGILGATVMPHNLYLHSSLVQTRLWAEGQGTRRRALAFSTWDTLIALSLAFLINVSILVLAAGSFYGRLPQPVTDLSEAYRLLTPMLGTSLASVLFGVALLAAGQSSTLTATMAGQIVMEGFLQIRLPDWKRRLLTRGLALIPAMATVILFGERATTNLLVLSQVVLSLQLPFAVIPLVWFCGRQGLMGDLKAPLWLQAAGWICASVIVLINLSMLSAVLRGV; translated from the coding sequence ATGGCCGCGCGCACCAATGCCCAGACGGTGGAGGTGCCTGCCGGCCTGGGCATGCTGCGCACCTTCATGCGGGTGCTGGGCCCCGGCTATCTGGTGGCCGTGGGCTACATGGATCCGGGCAATTGGGCCACGGATCTGGCGGCCGGCTCCCAGTTCGGGTACCGCCTGCTCTGGGTGATCGGGCTCTCCAGCCTGATGGCGATGGTGCTCCAGTCGCTCTGCTGCCGGTTGGGTATCGCCACAAGGCTGGACTTGGCCCAGGCCTGCAGCCGTCTGCTGCCGCGGTTCTGGCGGATCCCCCTCTGGCTGCTGGCCGAAGTGGCGATCATTGCCTGCGACCTGGCCGAGCTGGTAGGCAGCGCCATTGCCCTGCAGCTGCTCTTCGGTCTTCCATTGCCCTGGGGGGTGGGCCTCACGGCCGCCGACACCCTGTTGCTGCTGGCACTGCAGCGCTTCGGGATCCGGCGGCTGGAGGCCCTGGTGATCGCCCTGGTCGCCCTGGTCGGGGGTTGCTTCGCGGTGGAAATGTTCTTGCTGCAGCCCAACTGGGGCCAGGTGGGCCAGGGCTTCCTTCCCCAGGCCGCCAGCCTTAGGGACGGGCAGCAGCTGTTTCTGGCGGCCGGCATTCTCGGTGCCACGGTGATGCCCCACAACCTCTACCTCCATTCCTCGCTGGTGCAGACCCGCCTCTGGGCGGAGGGCCAGGGGACGAGGCGCAGGGCCCTGGCTTTCAGCACCTGGGACACCCTGATCGCCCTCAGCCTTGCCTTTCTGATCAATGTCTCGATCCTGGTGCTCGCCGCCGGCAGCTTCTACGGACGGCTACCGCAGCCGGTGACGGACCTGAGCGAGGCCTACCGGCTGCTGACGCCGATGCTGGGCACCTCTCTCGCCAGCGTGCTGTTCGGGGTGGCCCTGCTGGCGGCGGGACAGAGCTCGACGCTCACCGCCACCATGGCCGGCCAGATCGTGATGGAGGGGTTCCTGCAGATCCGGCTGCCGGACTGGAAGCGGCGGCTGCTCACCCGCGGCCTCGCCCTGATCCCGGCGATGGCCACGGTGATCCTGTTCGGCGAGCGAGCCACCACGAATCTGCTGGTGCTGAGCCAGGTGGTGCTTTCGCTGCAGTTGCCCTTCGCGGTGATCCCGCTGGTGTGGTTCTGCGGCCGCCAGGGCCTGATGGGCGATCTGAAAGCACCGCTCTGGCTGCAGGCCGCGGGCTGGATCTGCGCCAGCGTGATTGTGCTGATCAACCTCTCGATGCTGAGCGCGGTGCTGCGGGGCGTCTGA
- a CDS encoding DUF5615 family PIN-like protein, producing the protein MARLLVDMNLSTEWIPLLRAAGHEAVHWSEVGDPRAPDTVLMQWAIANSYAVFTHDLDFGTMLALSGADGPSVLQVRCLNVLPEAIGTLVLSLLKTYGAEIEQGALVVADERRRRVRILPLKRTS; encoded by the coding sequence ATGGCCAGGCTCCTGGTCGACATGAACCTCTCGACCGAATGGATCCCCCTGTTGCGGGCCGCAGGTCATGAAGCCGTGCACTGGTCGGAGGTGGGCGATCCAAGGGCACCGGATACGGTCCTGATGCAGTGGGCGATCGCCAACAGCTACGCCGTCTTCACGCACGACCTGGACTTCGGCACGATGCTGGCCCTCAGCGGTGCCGATGGGCCGAGCGTGCTTCAGGTGCGCTGCTTGAATGTCCTGCCCGAGGCGATCGGCACGCTGGTGCTGTCACTGCTCAAGACCTATGGCGCCGAGATCGAGCAAGGGGCGCTGGTGGTCGCCGATGAACGCCGGCGGCGGGTGCGCATCCTGCCCCTGAAGCGGACGAGCTGA
- a CDS encoding RAD52 family DNA repair protein: MTVAAPSTNGASRPAAPRPVQRPPSALELIRSADRREALPPSVPESASAAVSVQPPGFSPEQLAALSAPLDRANVRQREQGRSRVSYLEGWQVIAEANRIFGFDGWQRQTVAVRCVAQAERLIGARGTSRDQKPGWGVTYTARVRVTVTAGGLTPLIREGSGAGHGIDVDLGQAHESALKEAETDAMKRALMTFGNPFGLALYDKRQREVSSAAGQGDGAQRPGGQRSCLSRPEAGSPAAAAASAAQRRTQATDPTPPPSAHADCGQIPLDAETIQHLHSTLRALPRPQLESLTRAFRKRFQVPEEAVTIADRINQKCHHDWIETFLVQHQLQSG; encoded by the coding sequence ATGACCGTCGCCGCTCCTTCCACCAACGGGGCCAGCCGGCCCGCTGCTCCACGTCCCGTCCAGAGGCCCCCCTCAGCCCTGGAGCTGATCCGCTCCGCTGATCGACGCGAGGCGCTCCCTCCATCCGTGCCGGAATCCGCGTCGGCCGCCGTCTCGGTCCAGCCCCCTGGCTTCTCCCCCGAGCAGCTCGCCGCTCTTTCCGCCCCCCTCGATCGGGCCAACGTCCGCCAGCGGGAGCAAGGCCGCAGCCGCGTGAGCTATCTGGAGGGGTGGCAGGTGATCGCGGAAGCCAACCGCATCTTTGGCTTCGATGGCTGGCAGCGCCAGACCGTGGCCGTCCGCTGCGTCGCCCAGGCCGAACGCTTGATCGGTGCCAGAGGCACGAGCCGAGACCAGAAGCCCGGTTGGGGCGTCACCTACACCGCCCGCGTCCGCGTCACCGTCACCGCCGGTGGCCTGACACCCCTGATCCGTGAGGGCAGCGGTGCCGGCCACGGCATCGACGTGGACCTGGGCCAGGCCCATGAATCCGCCCTCAAGGAAGCCGAGACCGATGCCATGAAGCGGGCCCTGATGACCTTCGGGAACCCGTTTGGCCTTGCCCTCTATGACAAGCGCCAGCGGGAGGTCAGCAGTGCAGCGGGCCAGGGTGATGGGGCCCAGCGGCCTGGTGGGCAGCGGTCTTGTCTGAGCCGGCCGGAGGCTGGTTCTCCCGCCGCCGCCGCTGCCTCCGCTGCTCAGCGCCGCACCCAAGCCACGGACCCGACGCCACCGCCATCAGCCCACGCCGACTGCGGCCAGATCCCCCTCGATGCCGAGACGATCCAGCACCTCCACAGCACGCTGCGGGCTCTCCCCCGCCCCCAGCTGGAGAGCCTCACCCGGGCCTTCCGCAAGCGGTTCCAGGTGCCCGAGGAGGCGGTGACGATCGCCGATCGGATCAACCAGAAGTGCCACCACGACTGGATTGAGACGTTCCTGGTGCAACACCAGCTTCAGTCCGGCTGA
- a CDS encoding DUF433 domain-containing protein has translation MAFPRISHDPAVMGGKPCIRGLRITVGTVVGLIASGSSRERILQAYPQLEAADIDEALAYAAWRMEEREEALVLS, from the coding sequence ATGGCGTTTCCCCGCATCAGCCACGATCCCGCCGTGATGGGTGGCAAGCCCTGCATCCGCGGGCTGCGCATCACGGTGGGCACGGTCGTGGGGTTGATCGCCAGCGGCAGCAGCCGCGAGCGGATCCTGCAGGCCTACCCGCAGCTGGAAGCGGCAGACATCGATGAGGCTTTGGCGTACGCCGCCTGGCGCATGGAAGAGCGAGAAGAGGCGCTGGTCCTGAGCTGA
- a CDS encoding Arm DNA-binding domain-containing protein, translating into MEVDPAGGGKYLFWWHRFPPTKDGRRQDLRIGPYPRISLKAARDIRNEQTYRLHLIEPGPHSSFIHSRSGRRLQQWDRCRSDHSSRNYASRRYCLKNRDIAA; encoded by the coding sequence CTGGAGGTCGACCCCGCCGGGGGGGGGAAGTACTTGTTCTGGTGGCACCGCTTCCCGCCCACCAAGGACGGCCGACGGCAGGATCTGCGCATTGGGCCCTATCCCAGGATTTCGCTCAAGGCCGCCCGCGACATCCGCAATGAGCAGACATATCGTCTCCATCTCATCGAGCCAGGGCCACACTCCTCGTTCATTCACTCAAGGAGTGGCCGTAGGCTGCAGCAATGGGACAGATGTCGGTCCGACCACTCGTCACGCAACTACGCTTCAAGAAGATATTGCTTGAAGAATCGGGATATCGCTGCATAA
- a CDS encoding siphovirus Gp157 family protein: protein MAVLTAPAVPLAPALPQTAGPSCSLQRSGSLWQLGIEAQELTTAIGQLAEQLEADDDDSRAQALAELEAALLAEEGNKQALAAKADATCWVIEHLRGQAAYRQQQAKRLTELSRSDASRADALEDSLVLVLTRLQPTATRFSFPNHELSSRKSQAVEIENEALLDPEWLSVKTTFSADKTAIKAALKAGQQITGAQLISRRSWRIH from the coding sequence ATGGCCGTTCTCACCGCCCCCGCCGTACCTCTCGCCCCAGCTCTCCCGCAGACCGCCGGGCCTTCCTGCTCCCTGCAGCGGTCCGGCTCGCTCTGGCAGCTGGGCATCGAGGCCCAGGAGCTCACCACCGCCATCGGTCAGCTCGCCGAGCAGCTGGAAGCCGATGACGACGACAGCCGCGCCCAGGCCCTCGCCGAGCTGGAGGCTGCCCTGCTGGCGGAAGAAGGCAACAAGCAGGCCCTCGCCGCCAAAGCCGATGCCACCTGCTGGGTGATCGAGCACCTGCGCGGCCAGGCCGCCTACCGCCAGCAGCAGGCCAAGCGGCTCACCGAGCTTTCCCGGTCTGATGCCTCTCGGGCGGATGCCCTCGAGGACTCGCTGGTTCTGGTGCTCACCAGGCTGCAGCCCACGGCCACCCGCTTCTCGTTTCCCAACCACGAGCTCAGCAGCCGCAAGTCACAGGCGGTCGAGATCGAGAACGAGGCCCTGCTCGATCCCGAGTGGCTCAGCGTCAAAACCACCTTCTCGGCCGACAAGACCGCCATCAAGGCGGCTCTCAAGGCAGGCCAGCAGATCACCGGCGCCCAGCTGATCTCCCGCCGCTCCTGGCGCATCCACTGA
- a CDS encoding cation-translocating P-type ATPase, producing the protein MAEHCCSSRTSGQKAGATTAPQPEPASGREALFRISAMDCATEEGEIRHALSGVDGIRSLRFLLAERVLAIDAEAAALNSALAAIRRLGFTPEPISPDQRPSAAQTRAERRLERLRLAGSLALAITAELLHLVVPAFPGHELLEIGIAIAAIALAGFSVFRKGLAALRQGRLNINALMSVAVTGAFLIGRFPEAAMVMALYAVAEAIEARAVQRARQAITSLMALAPDEAEIRQSDGRWQRVSASAVAIGDVVRVRPGERLPLDGTVLSGESAINQAPITGESLPVDKGPGDEVFAGTINQGGALEIQVTAPASLSTLARIIQAVEEAQASRAPIQRFVDRFAARYTPAVFVVALAVALLAPPLLGFTPLQAIYKALVLLVIACPCALVIATPVTVVSGLATAARRGIIIKGGLYIEEARKIKVLALDKTGTITLGQPQLVAFSPQQETADAGVLKQWASSLAERSDHPVSRAMAAGLDGERLAVEAFEALPGRGVRGVIAGRPLMLANHRWIEELGLCSSSLEASMQVHERQGRSLSLLADDSGVLALIAVADTVRPSSAAAMAALRALGVKPVMLTGDNAATAGAIAALAGIEQVKSNLLPQDKLDAVAALQARYGFTAMVGDGINDAPALAQADIGFAMGAAGTQIAIEAADVVIMNDDLMRVPETIALSRRTFSILRQNIGLALGIKALFLVLTVAGNATMWMAVFADMGTSLIVIANGLRLLRTPTLGNIRG; encoded by the coding sequence CTGCAGCAGTAGAACCAGCGGGCAGAAGGCCGGAGCCACCACGGCGCCGCAGCCGGAGCCGGCAAGCGGCAGAGAAGCGCTGTTTCGGATCAGCGCGATGGATTGCGCCACGGAGGAAGGCGAGATCCGGCATGCCCTCTCAGGTGTTGACGGCATCCGCAGCCTGCGGTTCCTGCTGGCCGAGCGCGTTCTGGCGATCGATGCCGAAGCAGCAGCGCTCAACTCCGCCCTTGCCGCAATCCGCCGGCTGGGATTCACCCCGGAGCCGATCAGCCCCGATCAGCGGCCGTCCGCCGCCCAGACCCGCGCCGAACGGCGCCTTGAACGGCTCCGCCTGGCGGGCTCCCTGGCGCTGGCGATCACAGCGGAGCTGCTGCATCTGGTCGTTCCCGCCTTCCCGGGTCATGAGCTGCTTGAGATCGGGATCGCCATCGCCGCCATCGCCCTGGCGGGCTTCTCCGTGTTTCGCAAGGGCCTCGCGGCCCTGCGCCAGGGCCGGCTCAACATCAATGCGCTGATGAGCGTGGCGGTCACGGGCGCCTTCCTGATCGGCCGCTTCCCGGAAGCCGCCATGGTGATGGCGCTCTATGCCGTGGCCGAGGCGATCGAAGCGCGGGCGGTGCAGCGGGCCCGCCAGGCGATCACCAGCCTGATGGCCCTGGCTCCCGACGAGGCGGAGATCCGCCAGAGCGATGGCCGCTGGCAACGCGTCTCCGCCAGTGCTGTGGCCATCGGAGATGTGGTGCGTGTCCGCCCGGGCGAGCGCCTGCCGCTTGATGGCACGGTGCTTTCCGGCGAGAGTGCGATCAACCAGGCCCCGATCACCGGCGAAAGCCTGCCGGTCGACAAAGGCCCTGGTGATGAAGTGTTTGCGGGCACGATCAACCAGGGCGGCGCCCTGGAGATCCAGGTGACGGCACCTGCCTCGCTGAGCACCCTGGCGCGCATCATCCAGGCCGTGGAGGAAGCCCAGGCCTCCCGTGCTCCGATCCAGCGCTTCGTCGATCGCTTCGCGGCCCGCTACACCCCGGCGGTGTTCGTGGTGGCACTGGCTGTTGCCCTGCTGGCGCCGCCCTTGCTGGGGTTCACCCCCCTGCAGGCCATCTACAAGGCACTGGTGCTGCTGGTGATCGCCTGCCCCTGCGCGCTGGTGATCGCCACACCGGTCACGGTGGTGAGCGGCCTGGCCACCGCCGCCCGTCGCGGCATCATCATCAAAGGCGGCCTCTACATCGAGGAGGCCCGCAAGATCAAGGTGCTGGCGCTCGACAAGACCGGCACGATCACCCTGGGCCAGCCCCAGCTGGTGGCCTTTTCCCCTCAGCAAGAAACGGCAGACGCTGGCGTTCTCAAACAGTGGGCTAGCAGCCTGGCGGAGCGCTCCGACCATCCCGTGTCGCGGGCCATGGCCGCAGGCCTTGATGGCGAGCGGCTGGCCGTGGAGGCCTTCGAGGCCCTCCCCGGAAGGGGGGTGCGCGGCGTGATTGCGGGGCGGCCGCTGATGCTGGCCAACCACCGCTGGATCGAGGAGCTGGGGCTCTGCTCCAGCTCACTGGAAGCATCGATGCAGGTCCACGAGCGCCAAGGTCGCTCGCTCAGCCTGCTCGCGGATGACAGCGGCGTACTCGCCTTGATCGCTGTTGCCGACACCGTTCGGCCCAGCTCCGCGGCCGCCATGGCGGCCCTGAGAGCCCTGGGCGTCAAACCGGTGATGCTCACGGGTGACAACGCAGCCACCGCCGGCGCGATTGCGGCCCTGGCCGGCATCGAGCAGGTGAAAAGCAACCTGTTGCCCCAGGACAAGCTCGATGCGGTGGCCGCTCTGCAGGCCCGCTACGGATTCACGGCCATGGTCGGCGATGGCATCAACGATGCGCCGGCCCTGGCCCAGGCTGACATCGGTTTTGCGATGGGGGCCGCGGGCACCCAAATCGCCATCGAAGCGGCCGATGTGGTGATCATGAACGACGATCTGATGCGTGTACCGGAAACGATCGCCCTCTCGCGCCGCACCTTCTCCATCCTGCGCCAGAACATTGGCCTGGCGCTGGGAATCAAGGCCCTGTTTCTGGTGCTAACCGTGGCCGGGAACGCCACGATGTGGATGGCGGTCTTCGCGGACATGGGCACCAGCTTGATCGTGATCGCCAATGGCCTGCGGCTGCTCCGCACTCCCACGCTTGGCAATATCAGGGGCTGA
- the cadR gene encoding Cd(II)/Pb(II)-responsive transcriptional regulator has protein sequence MQIGELARSTGVTIETIRYYEREHLLPVPQRTDGNYRLYSPQHVEQLRFIRYCRSLDMSLEEVRILIGVLDTPSGSCLTVNALLDEKIAEVDARVNELHKLQDQLRQLRGLCQQPDEVKTCGILMELNRSARIDKAQI, from the coding sequence ATGCAGATTGGCGAGTTGGCACGGTCTACCGGAGTGACGATCGAAACCATCCGCTATTACGAACGCGAGCACTTGTTGCCGGTGCCGCAGCGCACGGATGGCAACTATCGCCTCTATTCTCCGCAGCATGTGGAGCAGTTGCGCTTCATCCGCTACTGCCGCAGCCTGGACATGAGCCTGGAGGAGGTCCGCATCCTGATCGGGGTGCTCGACACACCGTCCGGAAGCTGTCTGACGGTGAATGCCCTGCTGGACGAGAAGATCGCCGAGGTCGATGCCCGCGTGAATGAGTTGCACAAACTCCAGGATCAGCTACGGCAGCTCAGAGGGCTTTGTCAGCAACCGGATGAGGTGAAGACCTGCGGCATCCTCATGGAATTGAACCGTTCGGCACGAATCGACAAGGCTCAGATCTGA
- a CDS encoding vitamin K epoxide reductase family protein encodes MSSATRTKPLSSRRVGQEPGRPWVRLTMAVLATIGMIDTGSITAKRWGWIGSLSCPGGSDGCDKVLGSAWGTLLGQPLSLFGFLAYATVLLLALMPLLRGGLRAPASEGNRWALFLVSCGMAVFSLVLMGLLVFEIKAFCTFCVVSAALSLALFLLSLVGGGWIDRSQLIFRGVMTVLLVGLLGLGWAASADQPVAQSGRAAPAVISASSPAKIALAEHLSSVGARVFTAYWCPHCHDQKEAFGKEAAAKLQVIECAEDGANSQAQLCKQQGVQGYPSWQIKGVVDSGVKPLKTLADLSGYTGPRDF; translated from the coding sequence GTGAGCAGCGCTACGCGAACCAAGCCTCTCTCCAGCCGTCGGGTCGGCCAGGAGCCAGGCCGGCCCTGGGTGCGCCTCACCATGGCCGTGCTCGCCACGATCGGCATGATCGATACCGGCTCGATCACCGCCAAGCGCTGGGGTTGGATCGGCAGCCTGTCCTGTCCGGGCGGTAGCGATGGCTGCGACAAGGTGCTCGGCAGCGCCTGGGGCACGCTGCTGGGCCAGCCACTTTCTCTCTTTGGGTTCCTGGCCTACGCCACGGTGCTCCTGCTGGCCCTGATGCCGTTGCTGCGAGGAGGTCTGCGCGCCCCAGCCTCGGAGGGCAATCGCTGGGCTCTGTTCCTCGTCAGCTGCGGCATGGCCGTCTTCAGTTTGGTGCTGATGGGGCTCCTGGTCTTCGAGATCAAGGCCTTCTGCACCTTCTGTGTGGTCTCAGCCGCCCTCAGCCTCGCGCTGTTCCTGTTGAGTCTTGTTGGAGGTGGCTGGATCGACCGCAGCCAACTGATCTTTCGCGGAGTGATGACAGTCCTTCTTGTTGGTCTGCTGGGGCTGGGCTGGGCAGCATCGGCGGACCAGCCTGTCGCCCAAAGCGGACGGGCGGCTCCAGCTGTCATCAGCGCCAGTTCGCCGGCCAAGATTGCCCTGGCGGAGCATCTGAGCAGCGTCGGCGCCCGGGTGTTCACGGCGTACTGGTGCCCCCACTGCCATGACCAGAAGGAGGCCTTCGGCAAGGAGGCCGCCGCCAAGCTCCAGGTGATCGAATGCGCCGAAGACGGCGCCAACAGCCAGGCGCAGCTGTGCAAGCAGCAGGGGGTTCAGGGCTATCCCAGCTGGCAGATCAAGGGCGTCGTGGATTCGGGCGTCAAGCCGCTGAAAACTCTCGCTGATCTCAGTGGCTACACAGGTCCTCGCGACTTCTGA
- a CDS encoding galactose oxidase — MGVSLSRPAALAARLEAPIEEWPYLDSEVLLKTRSRKVCMTCHWFRHHAGVNCIPVLTCQLHQGLIAHGEHLTSRCQGWTDDMTRSQGWAPEVA, encoded by the coding sequence ATGGGCGTCTCCTTGTCCCGGCCGGCAGCCCTGGCAGCCAGGCTTGAAGCCCCGATCGAGGAGTGGCCCTACCTCGACAGCGAGGTGCTGCTCAAAACCCGCAGCCGCAAGGTCTGCATGACCTGCCACTGGTTTCGCCACCACGCGGGAGTGAACTGCATCCCGGTGCTCACTTGCCAGCTGCATCAGGGTCTGATCGCCCATGGTGAGCACCTCACCAGCCGCTGTCAGGGCTGGACCGACGACATGACCCGGAGCCAGGGCTGGGCGCCGGAGGTGGCCTGA
- a CDS encoding DUF1651 domain-containing protein, which translates to MHVGDRKRPPLSPQEGWLSDGRQVLHFRPMRYDRWSQSLEVTFGEVMTGGEPPLLKKRRELTREQAIKLWAQKRQQGWQPCAPQWLPPPSPAER; encoded by the coding sequence ATGCACGTCGGTGACCGGAAGCGACCGCCGCTCTCGCCCCAGGAAGGCTGGCTGAGCGACGGTCGCCAGGTGCTGCACTTCAGGCCAATGCGTTACGACCGCTGGAGTCAGAGCCTGGAGGTGACCTTCGGGGAGGTGATGACCGGCGGTGAGCCGCCGCTGCTCAAAAAGCGCAGGGAGCTGACGCGAGAGCAGGCGATCAAGCTCTGGGCCCAGAAGCGCCAGCAGGGCTGGCAGCCTTGCGCGCCCCAGTGGCTGCCACCGCCTTCCCCGGCTGAACGCTGA
- a CDS encoding alpha/beta hydrolase, with the protein MAPFSLWYQLAADDPLMHQCNITVDKRTDGPGMSVIDSDDPAAPLYHLLAAMRTPVALRDLMIQPVRTGYVGQDHSIDPTLLPPAAGELYPKIEVGEIFLPSPDGSIRCQTYKSAATHGRQAMLLYIHGGGFTVGQSEDTAYITSRIASENGLVVLSVNYRLAPEWPFPSGLNDCLEVLKWMRTHGEEIGGDPNRIAVVGDSAGGNFAAALPLAARNRGVEPPEAALLLCPITDFFFEQYPSFQKLAPRGIVYDTAFMGYIRGAYAVSYENWSHPEVSPIRGDLSAFPPTLVLSGTADPLVDDNCAFVAKLREAGNPNVEHLVCEDMPHGFYFFHGMFVDSEVAYAAISRFFKQYLLEA; encoded by the coding sequence TTGGCACCATTCAGCCTCTGGTATCAATTGGCAGCAGACGATCCCCTCATGCACCAGTGCAACATCACTGTCGACAAACGCACCGATGGCCCCGGCATGTCAGTGATCGATTCCGATGACCCGGCGGCACCCTTGTATCACCTGCTCGCCGCGATGCGCACCCCAGTCGCGTTGCGCGATCTCATGATCCAGCCGGTGCGTACCGGTTATGTCGGCCAAGATCATTCAATCGATCCCACACTGTTACCACCAGCAGCCGGAGAGCTCTATCCAAAAATTGAGGTCGGGGAGATCTTCCTCCCGTCACCCGACGGTTCGATCCGCTGTCAGACTTACAAGAGTGCCGCCACGCATGGTCGCCAAGCGATGTTGCTCTACATCCACGGTGGCGGCTTCACGGTCGGCCAGTCAGAGGATACCGCCTACATCACAAGTCGAATTGCCTCGGAAAACGGGCTTGTGGTCTTGAGCGTCAACTACCGCCTTGCCCCTGAATGGCCGTTCCCTTCTGGCCTCAACGACTGCCTCGAAGTCCTGAAGTGGATGCGCACCCACGGCGAGGAGATTGGCGGTGATCCGAATCGCATCGCCGTTGTTGGGGATTCAGCTGGCGGCAATTTCGCCGCTGCTCTTCCGCTTGCTGCACGGAACAGAGGCGTCGAGCCACCCGAGGCAGCGCTATTACTGTGCCCCATCACCGACTTCTTCTTCGAGCAATACCCATCATTCCAGAAGCTTGCCCCTCGAGGCATTGTCTACGATACGGCGTTTATGGGATATATTCGTGGCGCTTATGCGGTGAGCTACGAAAACTGGTCCCACCCCGAAGTCAGTCCAATCAGGGGCGATCTCTCCGCGTTCCCGCCTACCCTGGTGCTCTCGGGCACTGCTGATCCTCTCGTGGACGACAATTGTGCGTTCGTCGCAAAGCTCAGGGAAGCCGGCAATCCAAATGTCGAACATCTCGTCTGCGAAGACATGCCACATGGCTTCTATTTCTTCCACGGCATGTTCGTGGACAGCGAGGTGGCTTATGCAGCGATATCCCGATTCTTCAAGCAATATCTTCTTGAAGCGTAG
- a CDS encoding DUF924 family protein — protein sequence MFERFSDPRTADFARQHRDVIARFGRFPHRNAALGRVSSAEELAFLQTPGSRF from the coding sequence CTGTTCGAGCGGTTCAGCGATCCCCGCACCGCCGACTTCGCCCGCCAGCACCGGGATGTGATCGCCCGCTTTGGCCGCTTCCCCCACCGCAATGCTGCTCTGGGGCGGGTGTCGAGCGCGGAGGAGCTGGCCTTCCTGCAGACGCCGGGCTCCCGCTTCTGA